One genomic segment of Erysipelotrichaceae bacterium 66202529 includes these proteins:
- the xseB gene encoding exodeoxyribonuclease VII small subunit yields MEQKLPFKQSMSRLEDIIAALEKNEIELEDAIALFEEGLQLVNSCDSQLKNFENRVQELLNTYQEGNENA; encoded by the coding sequence ATGGAACAGAAACTGCCTTTTAAACAATCCATGAGCCGGCTGGAGGATATTATCGCCGCATTGGAGAAAAATGAAATTGAGCTGGAGGATGCGATTGCTCTGTTTGAAGAAGGACTGCAGCTGGTAAACTCCTGTGATTCTCAGCTAAAGAACTTTGAAAACCGCGTACAGGAGCTGCTGAATACATATCAGGAGGGAAATGAAAATGCCTGA